One region of Mycobacterium riyadhense genomic DNA includes:
- a CDS encoding SDR family NAD(P)-dependent oxidoreductase — MRVLVTGGTGFVGGWTAKAIADAGHSVRFLVRNPKRLTTSVAKLGVDVSDFVVGDIKDRDSVHEALSGCDAVVHSAALVATDPRQAQQMLSTNMEGARNVLGQAVRLGLDPIVHVSSFTALFHPNLETLTADLPVVGGTDGYGTSKAQVEIYARGLQDAGAPVNITYPGMVLGPPVGDQFGEAGEGVKAALQMHTIPGRNAAWLVIDVRDVAALHAALLEPGRGPRRYMVGGHRIPVVELANMLRQIADTPMVAVPIPDTWLRVAGSLLDLAGPYLPFENPFTAAGMQYYTQMPESDDSPSEQELGIAYRDPRDTVADTVAALRATR, encoded by the coding sequence ATGCGTGTTCTGGTAACCGGCGGGACGGGATTCGTGGGCGGCTGGACCGCCAAGGCGATTGCTGACGCGGGACACTCCGTCCGGTTCCTGGTCCGAAATCCCAAACGCCTCACTACATCTGTCGCCAAGCTGGGTGTCGACGTCTCGGATTTCGTTGTCGGGGATATCAAGGACCGTGACTCGGTGCACGAGGCGCTCAGCGGATGCGACGCCGTCGTACACAGCGCCGCCCTGGTCGCCACCGATCCTCGTCAGGCTCAGCAAATGCTTTCCACGAACATGGAGGGCGCACGAAACGTTCTTGGTCAAGCCGTTCGACTAGGCCTGGATCCGATCGTGCATGTGTCAAGCTTCACCGCGCTTTTTCATCCCAACTTGGAAACGCTGACGGCGGACTTGCCCGTTGTCGGTGGAACCGATGGGTACGGCACCTCCAAAGCGCAGGTGGAAATTTATGCCCGCGGATTGCAGGACGCCGGGGCACCGGTGAACATCACCTATCCCGGCATGGTCCTGGGTCCGCCCGTCGGCGACCAGTTCGGCGAAGCCGGGGAGGGGGTCAAGGCCGCGCTGCAGATGCACACGATTCCCGGACGGAATGCGGCGTGGCTGGTCATTGACGTCCGCGATGTGGCCGCACTGCACGCCGCCCTGTTGGAACCCGGACGGGGGCCACGTCGCTACATGGTGGGCGGCCACCGGATTCCGGTGGTCGAGCTCGCGAACATGCTCAGACAGATCGCCGACACTCCCATGGTTGCCGTTCCGATTCCCGACACCTGGCTGCGGGTGGCCGGGAGTTTGTTGGATCTCGCGGGTCCGTATCTTCCCTTCGAGAATCCATTCACCGCTGCGGGGATGCAGTACTACACGCAGATGCCGGAATCCGACGATTCGCCAAGCGAGCAAGAACTTGGTATCGCCTACCGGGATCCACGCGACACGGTGGCCGATACGGTCGCGGCCCTACGCGCGACCCGCTAA